In one window of Maribacter dokdonensis DSW-8 DNA:
- the dcm gene encoding DNA (cytosine-5-)-methyltransferase — MKKLKVIELFAGVGGFRLGLEDTDNFEVVWSNQFEPSTKMQHASKVYEARFGSNNHRNQDISEVPTKEIPDADILVGGFPCQDYSVATTLHNSKGLIGKKGVLWWSIHRILSKKKHPPKYLFLENVDRLLKSPSTQRGRDFAIMLKSLDDLGYAVEWRVINAADYGMPQRRRRIFFLGYHKSTPLYKQFKKAEAAEWIFEKGTIATAFPITSTSSKMQSFDIKDNLVALSENFNLGEKLSPFQNTGVFIKGKVHTTKTTASYVGKRTVLGDILQKESILNEFYIPEEDHDKWHYLKGAKKETRTSKSGFIYHYNEGSMVFPDALDNASRTIITGEGGKSPSRFKHVINTKNGLRRLTPIELERLNMFPDNHTLLEGISNTKRAFFMGNALVVGVVKKIGKVLSEKIMEA; from the coding sequence ATGAAGAAACTAAAGGTCATAGAACTTTTTGCAGGTGTAGGTGGATTTCGCTTAGGATTAGAAGATACTGACAATTTTGAGGTAGTTTGGAGCAATCAATTTGAACCCAGCACAAAAATGCAACATGCATCTAAGGTGTACGAAGCTAGGTTTGGATCAAACAACCACCGTAATCAAGACATATCGGAAGTTCCTACAAAAGAAATTCCAGATGCCGATATTTTGGTAGGAGGTTTTCCTTGCCAAGACTATTCGGTAGCAACTACCCTTCATAATTCTAAAGGACTAATTGGTAAAAAAGGAGTGTTATGGTGGAGTATTCACCGTATTTTATCTAAAAAAAAACATCCTCCTAAATACCTGTTTTTAGAAAATGTAGATCGCTTGCTGAAATCTCCTTCTACACAACGTGGTAGAGATTTTGCCATTATGCTAAAAAGTCTTGATGACTTAGGATATGCAGTAGAATGGAGGGTTATTAACGCTGCGGATTATGGAATGCCACAAAGACGAAGACGTATTTTTTTCTTAGGATACCATAAATCTACTCCGCTTTATAAACAATTTAAAAAAGCTGAAGCCGCAGAGTGGATTTTTGAAAAAGGAACTATAGCAACAGCGTTTCCTATTACCAGTACTTCCTCTAAAATGCAATCTTTTGATATTAAAGATAATCTGGTAGCACTGTCAGAAAATTTTAATTTGGGCGAAAAATTATCTCCATTTCAAAATACCGGGGTTTTTATAAAAGGAAAGGTTCATACTACCAAAACAACAGCCAGCTATGTTGGAAAAAGAACTGTCTTGGGAGATATTCTACAGAAAGAATCTATTTTAAACGAATTTTACATTCCAGAAGAAGACCATGATAAATGGCACTATTTAAAAGGTGCTAAAAAAGAAACCAGAACTTCAAAATCTGGATTTATATATCATTACAATGAAGGTAGTATGGTTTTTCCAGATGCATTGGATAATGCTTCAAGAACCATTATTACCGGTGAGGGAGGTAAAAGCCCATCACGGTTTAAACATGTTATCAACACTAAAAATGGTCTTCGTAGATTAACTCCCATAGAATTGGAACGCTTAAATATGTTCCCAGATAATCATACATTACTAGAAGGTATTTCTAATACTAAAAGAGCTTTTTTTATGGGTAATGCTTTAGTGGTAGGTGTGGTTAAAAAAATAGGAAAAGTATTATCTGAAAAAATTATGGAAGCATAA